CTATTCTATTTTGGCAGACAGCCAAGGCGGTTATCCGAGAGGATATAATCTCATACGTCAGCAAATACTCTAAATCTCAATCTTAGCTTTTGATATACAAAATGACTTAACCGAAGCCTTCCAAGTTTGGAAGCGTAGCAATGCCCCCTCTGACAAATGCCTCTATGATCAAAAGAAATCCCAGTTTGATAATTTACTCATACAGATAGCAGACAGGAATTCCCACTATCGAAATTTCAATTTTATAGACATGGCAACAAAAATAGCTGCCTGCTTGCTAATTTGTTACAAGGCGAATGCCCCCCTACTAATATCCCTGCTCTTATAAACAAGGCTGGTGTTTTGTCTTCTGAGAGGAAAGAGATCCTTAATATCCTTCACAAATGCTATTAAAAACTATATAAACAAGACAATTTGAACACTGATAATAAGCGACTGTTCTGGGATAAAGTGTATCTCCCTAACATAACGGACCAACAGGCTGAATCACTATTAGCACCTATCAATCTGGAGGAAGTCACTTTCACACTTAAAGCATTAAAATCTTTTAAATCTCCTGGCCCAGATGGTCTAAGTGGAGAATTCTACAAGATATTGGCAAACATTGTGGCTGAACCCCTTACTAAATTTTTAATCATGTTCTTGCCAACCACACTTTTCCCCTCCATTTTAACTCTGCTACTCTTAAAGTTTTACCCAAACCAGACAGACCCCTAGATGAACCAGGCTTTTATAGACCGATATCTTTGTTGAATGTAGATTATAAAATACTAACCAAAATCATGGCAGAAAGGCTGAAGACAATCCTTCCCATGATTATCCATAAAGATCAAACGGGTTTTGTCTGGAGGAGAAATTCagtcacaaatattccaaaaatatTAACTATTATTTCTCACTTGAACTCCTCTGGGGACCACAGCCCACATTTACTTTTATCACTAGATGCTGAAAAAGCTTTTGATCTGGTGACTTGGGATGATCTCTTTGAATCTCTTAGGTTTGGTTTCCCAGAGAATATTCTTACATTGCAGACTTTATACACCAACCCCCAAACTCATATAGTTTCTAATGGACATATATCTAACCCCTTTTTTTAGACAAGGAGGCATGCGTCAGGGATGCCCTTTGTTCCCTTTATtgtttatatacacactgtgTATGCCAAAACGTCTCCTCTTCAACATACAACTGCTGTACCTTAcagcagtggtttccaaactgtgcgctgcggctccctggggtgccacggcactgtcacaggggtgccgcgatccctagcaagaaaaagaagagaaaaaaatacccatcatccagcgccggatcctcctcctcactgactgccgggcgtgacctcatcaagtccgtcagcctcagtgaggagcagcaacAGAGAGGACGTCACGAAAAAAGgtgagtgaaggggggcacagagagacactgaaggcggacagagagagacactgaaggggtacagagagagacgctgaagggggaaagagagagacgctgaagggggacagagagagacgctgaagggggacagagagacgctgaagggggacagagagacgctgaaggtgcacagagagagacactgaaggggcacagagagacactgaagggggacagagatactgaagggggacagagagagacactgaaggggcacagagagacactggagagggacagagagagacacgctgaaggagggggacagagagagacacgctgaaggagggggacagagagagacactgaagggggacagagagagacactgaaggaggacagagagagacactgaaggaggacagagacgctgaagaggcacagagacgctgaaggggcacagagagagacactgaagggggacagagagagacactgaagggggacagagagagacacgctgaaggagggggacagagagagacacgctgaaggagggggacagagagagacgctgaagggggacagagagatggcgaagaaggggacagagtaatatggtgaaggggcgcagtgatatgatgaaggggcacaatgtgatggtgaatgggcctaaatacatcttacgtcattttgacccaactacttaaaaacgggactacccggtaataattttggctatggggtgccttggaaaaattatgatgaccttaagggtgcctcgaactgagaaagtttgggaaccactgccttacagGGACAGATGAATATTCCTGGTATCCTCCTTGAAGCCCATAATTGAGTCTTTAGAACTGAATGAAGCTGTAAGCTTATAGTGCAAATGAGCTATAATGCTCCAGTTCATTGTATTGCCTCAGTAAAAGAGCATGtatacacaaaaaaagaaaaacaaaaaaacaaggtgCATCTGTGCTCACTGGCGTCTTCCTGACGTGTTTTTCCGCCCCTTCaatgggcggtttcatcagaggtaagatCTCATTGATCCATACGTCTTTTGTAAACCATGCAACGGAGCTGGCAAAAGGTTACATGTTTACAGCGCTATACCCAATCATGTGATTATATGTATTGTTATTGGCCAGTTGCTCGATGTTGATAATAAACAATTTTACATATGACAAATAGCGATATTATGTTTCTCAAGCAATAGGCATATAAAACAAGAATTTGTAATACAGAAGTATATATAACAACTATGGTACTGTCAAAAATTAAGGGTAAATTAATTGGTAAACAATTGCATTGTAACCTGAATTGTAAACCCTTTCATTTATAATctgtataaataaactataatgtaTAAATTTGAAGGCAAATATAAACTGCATACATGGAGTAAAAACAAAagatataaaatcacataaaatacagatataaaaatcaTGTATTAGGTATAACAATTCCAATATTAATCAATGTATGTCTGTAaactaaataattataaatataaaaatataaagatttGCCAGCGCCGACACTTGTCTTTTCCCTTTCTCTACTAGGCAGAAACACTGTACTCAAATTGATTATCTTTCCCAAACTGGCCTACTCGCTGCAGATGCTCTCTGTCTGCCTCACCAGACTCgatagagtctccataattttttcaacgcaCCCCTccaaaaaataattactgagcagtcccattttataagtagctgggtcaaaaaacgtaataagtatttaggtcaggacagaaatacttatttagttgtatgcaaaaattagagatgggcgggctcggttcctagagatccgaacccactcgaacttcgcctatccgattACTGAGCCGatcaggctcggtactctcccgcccatttggaatcaaaatcgaggcaaaacgtcatcgtgacgtaatcgtatttcagagctcggttctcgcaagatttgaaaagcataaatacccgcctacacagcaatccatcgccatttgacagagggagagagcagggttaggtcacaggctgtattagagcagggacagagcaataattgtacaccttattctttgtattattatttcaattctaatctattcaattctattattattaccaattctattagcatttgttagagcaggaagagaggaggatagaggaggctttttttttttttcaatattttgcactataagtgctttggggtttcccatattccccagtgtgaacacaaatttttctggctgtcaaaagtcatatttatcagcagtatctataaaaATTttcgcactacaagtgctttgggctcattaaaatggattcaaagcagtccacatatgagcagaatcagcaagcaggtgctggcaccagtcctgatggtagttttccctgtacgtcatctggaaaaacctatgtaaaagtacatagtctttttaaatcagggaaaaaaacaccccccccaaaaaaaataagtatacttataagtataagtgtagggtgcaatctacccccaaataggaaagggacttggagcatttctatatcacgtagtcttgaaaggctgctgttttggcaatttctcaataagggtagggtgtcatacacagactgaccccaaactggctttgtccatttcaattaatattgtacagtctataacggctgaatttttactattttctacaagtggaggggggcctagagagacagaaacccaactgcctttgtcaatttctttagatatttaactataagtgtagtgtgtaatatacacccaaagacgatggctgcattgccaatatgcatagatggagaggaagacaatctggtttgtgtgtagaattaatgacggcctaccaggaatcaaactgtttttttcataattatatagctttacaattacattacttatccaagaaccaggtggagcactaaattcggttattttatgcccaaaaacattgatttttaaacaaaattgcaaaacaaaaccaaacaaaaccaaaaccaaaacacacaagggcggtttcgcaaaaccaaaaccaaaacaccaaggTAAtccaaattcaaaaccaaaaccaaaacacgggggtcagtgagcatctctagcaaaaatacacataaatccaaggaaaaataatatttttatatatttttttcaattatatttctgtcaaagaataatttacagctaactcactcagtgaccctgcatcatctccacactcagtgaccctgcatcatctccacactctgtgcccccctgcgtcatctccacacactgtgccccctgcatccacgctctctgtgctccctgcatccacgctctctgtgcccctgcatccacacactctgtgccccctgcatccacacactctgtgccccctgcatccactcactgcccctctgcatcctttctgcacctctgcatccacgctctgccccctctgcatctttgctctgccccctctgcatcccgcaaTGGCCAGgaagaaagaatttttttttttacaaatccgCGGCGCCCGgggcccagcatcctcctctctcctgcctaaatgtcgggcgtgattacatcacgcctgacattcagtgagaagggagggggatgctgggtcccgggcgccgccggattggtaattttttttagttCGTTTTTTTCCCCCGTCTTCCTGTTcccggcacccctgtgacagcgctgcggcaccactgggagccgcggtgcacagtttgggaaactAGGAGCtaagggtttgtttttatgtttataaaagatgctgattttaagcaggagttttggtgtggaaatatgattcgctttatagattgcatgcggtatctgccctcctaagttttgcctaaactacatatgtctcctgaacaaagtgtgcctctagatgcataaagggtggaaggagacaggagactagTTGAAGGTGAATtaggtagacatacagatatgcatctctgtgtggaacatttgaGTAAAATTTTTCCCACAGGActtgacataagtgaaaccctttagaaaatgtaaaattttcatgttttatatttttcatagttagatagacatgtactggatattgttataattgacgaaGGTGCTATAGAAattgacccctttgccctcctcacttagccaggtagctgaacttgtgggattgagaatggcatgtgagttggcagagggtaaatcaattgatatacattggttttcaGTATTTTCCTAGGATAGGGGGTGATGTTGAGATGActgaggaacttttatgacaatagcagtacatgactagaacactcacattacatgaaggacttgtgacagtgacacagttaccaactaaggtagctgttatttaagttaaagcTTACAGACATGACTGCACATGGCTTTAATAACAGGGCGGACatagctgtcaagtgggcagcaggttgtaacatgacaaccgacaaatcaatgttttgttttctgtttttaaattgtaaacacacatgaattagttaatatatgagatttgtgttaccgGAGGAAAAagtggtctggaaggtgaagggatgtggtcaggagtcctctggactctggatagatggacaaggtaggcctgtggctcccagagtgtatattccaggcctagctgaagcagAACATGGTCTGACTctgctgggtaaagaaggtatgtgcaagttggtaagagcatactggtatgcatcagacgtttcttctcaagctggtaggaaggcaatgtcctgccttacttgattgagagaaaatgtcaggaagtcaataccaatagagccatcccatacccctcctacagacggacattctccaggtaaaacaaatcaacttcatccaattgccaccttgcaggattctcaagtatgtactggtgtactgatgtaatatatctgggtaaaggtttattgaaatgtttctaatattgctgggtcatattcaagatttttgttagtagatattgtagccctagagttatatagaaggtgataggggtattcatttacTGGTAATAACTTTTAGAAGATGGGTATAATGTATAAACACtaatagtaagttacatacttttgatcagccacaaaccagtgggaaaatagagtaaatggtactagctagaatgaattgaatagaatgatggTTGAAACTAGATTAGAGTGGCCGGAAGCTTTGGCCAcgagtcctccccactatcagaatCCCTCCTATGCCACCTCTTAAACCTGTTaccttttaaaaatacttttgacTTTCCCTGAGAAGAGTTTATACTGGAGGGAATGTTAAAGAagagcaaatagtgagacagcaacaaagatgctcaaaacactgtctcctgatacgttacactaactgttatgatgttggactTGGAGAGAATGTTGTGGACTGTAATTTCTTATGCTCAAGTTgcttgacagacaggtaccaagtgttgatgaccagcatcacGTCACTAggagtagcagagacacacttgtacccattccatccactgcagaggagtcacaccccgagaaggttccaattacacttgtgaacctgttccgggagacccaaGATTCCAGTTAACAAcaccaaggactttgcaaagactgttatccagcatggagcagcagtgtttcctgtttttccctgtccagtgtttctctgatctcattctcttttcaggacagtcaattctttcagtTGTGAACAAGTCTCGAGGGATGGTTCAGGTAGTGATTTTGaaaagttggggatgaaggagaagttgttagcacaatcggtccagccaagtaatctattcaattcaggggtaaaaggaATATTTGTTAACCTTGGAGCTCTGAGACAGTGTGAggagctattgtctgaggagtattgtgtccgtaagtactttgaccccatagttgaagagaggtgcttccagcgatgccagtccagtaataattcggACTCGAGCGGGgatccatgagaatgattattaTTCTTGGGTgtgtaaggttttagaccaaactgagtgctaggtgtgctctcatgtgcctcagagattatattaagtaggactagttctctttccactaaatatttctgaggtacccgaattatggggtgggagacCTGTAGGGGAAAGGTAACACAGCTAGGacccttagtttgaagtctcccagTATTTGGCAGGCCGATCAcagtttcacgtacaaagaaacttgagtattgggagactcgGAAGAagaaacagacaatagcccgccccacaagtgttgataaaaaaaaaacgttgatattattagagtgtatttactaacacaggttgaaggagatcataaatgacattgttgacagacataggatgatgttattggtgaacatgtattatttaaatgtcatctaagctaaaagacatgcttcggacagatgaacatattaggcatgaagaactgtagtagaatattctatattgtcgttacatattttattgtaccctGTATCCTTctagataatgtattacatatgtgggtgaagggcatacaaaaggttagctccgagctccaaaggtatatgttccatatcatcatcatcatcaccatttatttatatagcgccactaattccgcagcactgtacagagaactcactcacatcagtccctacaccattggagcttacagtctaaattccctaacatacatacacacacacacagacagagagagagactagggtcaatttgatagcagccaattaacctaccagtatgtttttggattgtgggaggaaaccggagcacccagaggaaacccacgcaaacacagggagaacatacaaactccgcacagataatgccatggttgggaatcaaacttatgaccccagtgctgtgaggcagaagtgctaacaactaagccaccgtgctgccccatgtagTGTATTGTATGCagtacatttctatttttaatgCACTCATGACCATAATGTATTATACGATTAATAACAGTTAACAAAGCCATAACTATACAAAATCGTATTGTTTTACTATGAGTGACACTTTTTATCTCAACTTAGAAAGCATTCAATGCTTGGACTAACTATGTACTTCCCAAATATCCAGACTCACCTCAGGTGATGCATATGCAGGAGAACCACAGTAAGTGGTACACAGATCTGTTTCATCAAAGCACTTTTTTCCAAAGCCGAAGTCTGTGATCTTGACACAGTGATCATTTGTAAGAAGCACATTTTCACATTTGAGATCCCTGTGAACCACATTGTGTTCATGGAGATAACTCATGCCACTTATCATTTGTTGGAAAAGACATTTGGCCTTTTCATCTGGCAACCTCCCTGTTTTCTGTATCAACTGCAGGAGATCTGTACGGCACAGTTCCATTACTATAAAGCGTAGTCCATTGTTTATCTCAATAAGCTCAAAAACGCTTATTACATGGGGATGGTGAACACCCCTCAAAATATCCAGCTCCCGAGGCAGGAATTTCCTTGAGAAATCTGCTGATGCCAGTCTGTGGTCCAGCACTTTAATGGCCACATTGCAGTGATATTTGCTGGATGTTGCCAATTTGACCTTTGAGTAGGCACCTTCTCCAATGGTAGATAATGCATTGTAACCCAAATCCCTTAAAAGAAGATTGACAGAGGACATGATGACAGGGAGAGACCGAAACATTGCAAGCCGAAGCCCCACACCCCAATGACTTGGAGCCTTAGTTTTTCTGTTCTTGCATGTTTCTGATGATGGCAATGTCTCtacctaagtaaaaaaaaaaagggaagtaaTTATAGATACAGTAGAACATTACCCCATTCACACATTCCTGCAAGTACAGAAATCAGAGAAAGTCCTGAGAGCCAAATAAAATCACTTGAAGTCAGATCACTTCACCATTTACAGCTTTGTTTTTAATTCAAGGTTTAAGGAAGACAAGATATTAAATGTAATACCCATTCTACCTTACAGAGGGAGAGTGGGTGGCTAAAGATTAAAATTTAATTCTCTTGTGTTTAACCCACTGATGTTATCACAAGATTATAGATCCAATTTAATTTTATCTAGAACTGTAGACAggaccatcttttccattgggcacaatgggcagctgcctgggggccccacaggcaaggctcttaatgagaataaataatcctgcaaaagaaaaaaacctgcaaaaaaaacctacaagggtcactgagcaagtgcatctatctatctctatctctatatatctatatctgtatctatatacatctatatacctatatctatatctaggggccccgatgcactgctttgcctgggggcccataatgttgttaagatggccctgactgtaGATGAAGGATCAATctgtacaattttattttaccaaCACAGACTGTTTCTCATTAGTTACTATAGCAATGTTGGTTGATGTCCCATGAAAGTCAGCATCTTGTTTTTCCAGACGTAAAAACGCTATTAAACAATTTTAGTAGCATTTTGCTTATGTTTCAAATATTAGAGCAAAAGGACCTAAAAAGCTAACAGCACTTCCAGAGCTAACCAAGTTATAGTGACAACTTCCTCTTTTAAAATGGAGTTTTGCATGGCTATTGTCGTGCTTGATCCGCACATTTATATTACGGTGTTTTTGGCATGATATAGGGATGAGAAAGGAGTGAACTGTCCATTGGTAATACTGGCACTATCTGTGCCCGTCACCCTGCTTTCGCCACAGAGGCTACCTACACTTTCCAGAAATAATATAATCTAATGTTTGGTATTTTACACtttaatgtatattgtttatacatTAAAGTGTACggtataatgtatttattacaatatacagTCAAACCCCAATTTATCACTTTCAAGGGATCCGGTAATATGGTGTAAAATCCAAACATGTGCAAATTGAGGCAAATACACAAGACAATTTACAAATGACCACAATGGCTTATGTTGTTAAAATGTTTGTTCTAGTATCTAGAGTGTCTCCACACCATGGACTTAATGAAACCTACCTCTCTAAAACCCTGGGATGTACCTCCAGGTGTTACCTCAGTTTCTAATATCCTCAGGTCCTCGTGGGTGTTTAGGCAACAGAAACAGCAGCACAGTTCAAAACTAGTTGTGTACAAGTAAAATAACAATGGTGTCAGAACATGTCTTTTATGAACTAAACAATGTATCTTTATTACATCGACAACATTCCACTCCCGCACAATTCTCAGGTTGTGACACACATGTGTGGGCTGTCACTCTCTGATTCTAGTGCAATTTATGTATATAGTAGTCACCGATAAGTCCTATgagcatataaaaaaaacaacttgcagGCCAAATTCATAAACAGGTCAGGTTACGCCAAAAGTctgatatctgtaataatttacagtacagGACACATTAATTGTACTttccgtttgttttttttgcaagacATGTTCCAAATAGTTTTGTAAAAACTGATGTCTGAGATCAATGCCAGTCACCATGCTCTAGATTACACTTTACAAAGAGagttttttttatgcattattgATCCAGAGATTTCCCATCAAAACATGTGATCAGCGGAGTGTCTTACTGCTGAACGCTTATGGATGTGAGTATGTTTCAGTCCGTGCCACACAAAAGATGGCGTCTGCGCTCGGACGCCGGCGGCATCCTTTTGTTGACGTAACGTTAACGTAAGGTTTCTGACAGAGGCATCGGTTTGGCGTTGTGGGCAAGATGGCGGCGTCCAAGGTGAAGCAGGACATGCCCCCTCCTGGGGGATATGGTCCGGTGGATTATAAGAGGAACCTTCCCCGCCGGGGTTTCAGCGGTGGGTGACTGTGAATGGGCTCTAAGAGAAGAGATTGTCAGATTGTTCATTAAACACACTGATAGCATAAGGTGGTCAGTGCAGGCAAGAGACTGTACAATTTAGAGCCCACTTAGTAATGCATTGATGTCTTAAGAGCGCTGGACCCATTGAGAAAAGTTAGTGGTAAAATCTAGGAATTGTAGCTGTCGGTGCCTTACTCACAAATTGCATTGTACCATTTGGCTTGTTCCAGATGCTGTTCTGCTATACAAATCTAATCACACGAATACACATACAGCTTCAATGTATAGATGCACTTTTATAATGAACATGTGCCAAGTAAATTATGGGGTTTATTTTAACAACATTTGGCATGACAAGGTCCTAGTTTTTAATTATATGTCCCTGATTATTTTGacttaaaaatgttttaactgcTCATTCTGGGCTACATGTTTAGACTGCACAGTGCCATTTCTATTTCACATCTGTTTTTTATGtcctattttaaatgtttatgtttgtgataTTCTGGTACCATGGCAACTTCATGGTACCATTTCTCTTAAACCCATTTCACAGTTCTGTCTCATCAAGTGAAACAATGTAACCTGCTTTTActcagttttaaaaaataaataaattgagttTCAGTTCATATGTTACCAGGTTTTCTGTGATGCTGGCATACATATTAACTCTGCAATGGTTAGTAAATTATTCtaataaatattgtataattTCCCTTTAACAATAAACTGCAATACACTGGGTTGATGGTTTTGATCTTATAAGTGGTGTTTCTCATTTGTCTGTGTTACaggttacactatgtttgctatGGGTATAGGAGTGATGTTGTTTGGCTATTGGAGCATTGGTCGATGGAACAGAGAGCGAAGGTATCTGCTACAAATTGAGACTGAGATCTTTAAGTTATGAAAGAAAAAGTGTTGTTTTCTGTTATGGCTGACTTCAGTTGTATCCTGGACTGGATATACAAAACAAAACTGCAAATTTGTCCAAACACTTAGGAGCTAGCAATTTTGTAACAAAAAATTAATGGGAAATACACAATTATTAGGGGTGGGTTTGCCCAACGCCTATTAGCAGTACCCTGCAcattaaagcaaaatatttttacagCATGTAGCAGCAGTACTTGACACAGTAATGACCAGAGTTTAGTAGCCATACCTGACACTCAACAGTGCTTGGCATGTATCCGCAATGCCAATCACATTTACACAGCATATGCCTGTAACACAGAAAAATTACCCACCTCTGGTGCCATCTAGTCATCCCACCTGTGATGTCTTCCGTGTTCAGCACACACCAGCTGTACTCATTCTTCCAGTGTCCTGCTTGAAGCTCTTGCAGCTACTAACGGACTGCTTTCAGTAGAGTGTGCCCCTTACTGGCTAGATCAGCACACTGGACTTTGGTACATAAATGGGATTTGCTAATAGTGGATGCCGGTACTTAAAGCAGAGCCATGGAAATCGCAGAGGTCTATTCTGCCCTGTGGTGACTTCCAGCTCTAAAAAATTGGCATGGCCACTGCAGACCCTTGTCAGTTGAGCTGCCAGCTCTCCAGGCTGTAGGAACTTGAGCCTAATGCAGGCTGGGGGTCACCATGGCATGGTTATGCAGATGTCCTGTCATTGTTATATCTTTGGCTTGAGAAGATGAAATTTTGgtgaaattatatataaaatgtacaaaattcTGTATggctttatttcattttttcacaAATTTGGATTTATTCATCAGGCGACTGTATATTGAAGATCTAGAGACCCGTGTGGCACTGCTTCCTCTCCTCCAGGCAGAATCGGATAGAAGGTAAgaacattatacaaaaaaaaaccagcatgTCTTCACAAATTTACTGATCCAGGTTTGTTCTTTTATGTACATTGAAATTGTGCATGTTTGTCTAGCTTATAGTTATTTGGTCTGTGCCTGTGCTGCAGTGTCATTTGGCTAAATTCTAACAAGCCTGATAAAGACACCAAGGACTTAAAATTAGTGTAGATAAAGGGAAAAGCACTGGTATTAGAAACCGTGTAATACCAAAAGGCTGTAAAGTATTAATCTCCTTTACATTTATATCACTACATATTATGCAACCTTAACAATGAATGAATGTGTGTTCATTCACTCCATTTCCTGCCCTAGTGGAGCTATATTCCCCAAAAGAACTGtaggaaacccaagcaaatacAGAAAAACATGCAGACAGCATATGCAGAAGCCCAAAAAACTGCAAATTGTTATGATGTTTTGAGTAATCCATATTTTTTCCAAGCTCTCCAAAATGGTATCTACATATTCTAG
The Mixophyes fleayi isolate aMixFle1 chromosome 1, aMixFle1.hap1, whole genome shotgun sequence DNA segment above includes these coding regions:
- the TSSK6 gene encoding testis-specific serine/threonine-protein kinase 6, whose protein sequence is MFRSLPVIMSSVNLLLRDLGYNALSTIGEGAYSKVKLATSSKYHCNVAIKVLDHRLASADFSRKFLPRELDILRGVHHPHVISVFELIEINNGLRFIVMELCRTDLLQLIQKTGRLPDEKAKCLFQQMISGMSYLHEHNVVHRDLKCENVLLTNDHCVKITDFGFGKKCFDETDLCTTYCGSPAYASPEVLQCIPYDPKKYDIWSLGVILYVMVTGLMPFSDCKLSSLLKLQQMGVVFPESVALDEKCKSLIKQMLHYNPHARPDLCTVLKQGWIGDK
- the NDUFA13 gene encoding NADH dehydrogenase [ubiquinone] 1 alpha subcomplex subunit 13, whose product is MAASKVKQDMPPPGGYGPVDYKRNLPRRGFSGYTMFAMGIGVMLFGYWSIGRWNRERRRLYIEDLETRVALLPLLQAESDRRILRVLRENLEQEAIIMKDVPGWKVGESVFHTERWVPPTINELYNLRSKKEYEKEAYGFQWYV